A single window of Microbacterium oryzae DNA harbors:
- a CDS encoding ATP-dependent Clp protease ATP-binding subunit codes for MFERFTDRARRVVVLAQEEAKMLNHNYIGTEHILLGLIHEGEGVAAKALESLGISLDAVREQVQDIIGQGQQQPTGHIPFTPRAKKVLELSLREALQLGHNYIGTEHILLGLIREGEGVAAQVLVKLGADLNKVRQQVIQLLSGYQGKEPVGVATTGQESTQGAQGGSQVLDQFGRNLTQAARENKLDPVIGREKEIERVMQILSRRSKNNPVLIGEPGVGKTAVVEGLAQAIVKGDVPETLKDKQLYSLDLGSLIAGSRYRGDFEERLKKVTKEIRTRGDIIVFIDEIHTLVGAGAAEGAIDAASILKPLLARGELQTIGATTLDEYRKHFEKDAALERRFQPIQVAEPSLPHAINILKGLRDRYEAHHKVQITDGAIVAAANLADRYVSDRFLPDKAIDLIDEAGARLRLSILSSPPQLREFDEKIAKVRESKEAASEEQDFEKAASLRDEEKALLGERLRLEKQWRSGDVATHAVVDEGLIAEVLAQATGIPVFKLTEEETSRLVFMEKALHQRVIGQEEAIAALSKTIRRQRAGLKDPKRPSGSFIFAGPTGVGKTELAKALAEFLFDDEAALISLDMSEFGEKHTVSRLFGAPPGFVGFEEGGQLTEKVRRKPFSVVLFDEIEKAHPDIFNSLLQILEEGRLTDGQGRVVDFKNTVIIMTTNLGSSAIAGGPVGFQVEGNTQTTYERMKGKVDEELKRHFKPEFLNRVDDIIVFPQLSKSELVQIVDLFTKRLAERLLDRDMTIELSQAAKERLIEVGFDPALGARPLRRAMQREVEDRLSEQLLNGQLEAGHHIKVDLVDGKFTFDSAPRGEKVSVGVNTGGDLSATPDLAALGD; via the coding sequence ATGTTCGAGAGATTCACCGACCGTGCCCGTCGGGTGGTCGTCCTCGCCCAAGAAGAGGCGAAGATGCTCAACCACAACTACATCGGGACCGAGCACATCCTGCTCGGACTCATCCACGAGGGTGAGGGCGTCGCTGCAAAGGCGCTCGAATCGCTCGGGATCTCGCTCGATGCTGTGCGCGAGCAGGTTCAGGACATCATCGGCCAGGGCCAGCAGCAGCCGACGGGGCACATCCCGTTCACGCCGCGCGCCAAGAAGGTGCTCGAGCTTTCCCTGCGCGAGGCGCTGCAGCTCGGCCACAACTACATCGGCACCGAGCACATCCTGCTCGGCCTGATCCGCGAGGGCGAGGGCGTCGCCGCCCAGGTGCTCGTGAAGCTGGGCGCCGACCTCAACAAGGTGCGTCAGCAGGTCATCCAGCTGCTCTCCGGCTACCAGGGCAAGGAGCCCGTGGGCGTCGCGACGACCGGCCAGGAGTCCACACAGGGCGCCCAGGGCGGTTCGCAGGTTCTCGACCAGTTCGGTCGCAACCTCACGCAGGCCGCGCGCGAGAACAAGCTCGACCCCGTCATCGGGCGCGAGAAGGAGATCGAGCGCGTGATGCAGATCCTCTCGCGCCGCTCCAAGAACAACCCCGTCCTCATCGGCGAGCCCGGCGTCGGCAAGACCGCCGTCGTCGAGGGCCTCGCTCAGGCGATCGTCAAGGGCGATGTGCCCGAGACGCTGAAGGACAAGCAGCTCTACTCGCTCGACCTCGGCTCGCTCATCGCCGGGTCCCGCTACCGCGGCGACTTCGAGGAGCGCCTGAAGAAGGTCACCAAGGAGATCCGCACCCGCGGCGACATCATCGTCTTCATCGACGAGATCCACACCCTCGTGGGTGCCGGTGCCGCCGAAGGCGCGATCGATGCGGCCTCGATCCTCAAGCCGCTCCTCGCGCGCGGCGAGCTGCAGACCATCGGCGCCACCACGCTCGACGAGTACCGCAAGCACTTCGAGAAGGACGCGGCCCTCGAGCGCCGCTTCCAGCCCATCCAGGTCGCGGAGCCCTCGCTGCCCCACGCGATCAACATCCTCAAGGGTCTGCGCGACCGCTACGAGGCGCACCACAAGGTGCAGATCACGGATGGCGCGATCGTCGCGGCCGCGAACCTCGCCGACCGCTACGTGAGCGACCGCTTCCTGCCGGACAAGGCCATCGACCTGATCGACGAGGCCGGCGCCCGCCTGCGTCTGTCGATCCTGTCGTCGCCGCCGCAGCTGCGCGAGTTCGACGAGAAGATCGCCAAGGTCCGCGAGTCCAAGGAAGCCGCTTCCGAGGAGCAGGACTTCGAGAAGGCCGCGTCGCTGCGCGACGAGGAGAAGGCGCTCCTCGGCGAGCGTCTGCGCCTCGAGAAGCAGTGGCGCTCGGGCGACGTCGCGACCCACGCGGTCGTCGACGAGGGCCTGATCGCCGAGGTCCTCGCGCAGGCGACGGGCATCCCGGTGTTCAAGCTCACCGAGGAGGAGACCAGCCGCCTCGTCTTCATGGAGAAGGCGCTGCACCAGCGCGTCATCGGCCAGGAGGAGGCGATCGCCGCGTTGTCGAAGACCATCCGTCGTCAGCGCGCCGGCCTCAAGGACCCGAAGCGCCCCTCGGGGTCGTTCATCTTCGCCGGCCCCACCGGCGTCGGCAAGACCGAGCTCGCCAAGGCGCTCGCGGAGTTCCTCTTCGACGACGAGGCCGCGCTCATCTCGCTCGACATGTCGGAGTTCGGCGAGAAGCACACGGTCTCGCGCCTCTTCGGCGCCCCTCCCGGGTTCGTCGGCTTCGAAGAGGGCGGCCAGCTCACCGAGAAGGTGCGCCGCAAGCCGTTCTCCGTCGTGCTATTCGACGAGATCGAGAAGGCGCACCCCGACATCTTCAACTCGCTCCTCCAGATCCTGGAAGAGGGACGGCTGACGGATGGCCAGGGTCGCGTCGTCGACTTCAAGAACACGGTGATCATCATGACGACGAACCTCGGTTCGTCGGCGATCGCGGGTGGCCCCGTCGGCTTCCAGGTCGAGGGCAACACGCAGACGACCTACGAGCGGATGAAGGGCAAGGTCGACGAGGAGCTGAAGCGCCACTTCAAGCCCGAGTTCCTCAACCGCGTGGACGACATCATCGTGTTCCCGCAGCTGTCGAAGAGCGAGCTCGTGCAGATCGTGGACCTGTTCACGAAGCGCCTCGCCGAGCGCCTCCTCGACCGCGACATGACGATCGAGCTGTCGCAGGCGGCCAAGGAGCGTCTCATCGAGGTCGGGTTCGACCCCGCACTCGGCGCCCGTCCGCTCCGCCGCGCCATGCAGCGCGAGGTCGAGGACCGGCTGTCGGAGCAGCTGCTGAACGGCCAGCTCGAGGCGGGGCACCACATCAAGGTGGACCTCGTCGACGGCAAGTTCACGTTCGACAGCGCACCGCGTGGCGAGAAGGTCTCGGTCGGCGTGAACACCGGCGGCGACCTGTCCGCGACGCCGGACCTGGCGGCGCTGGGCGACTGA
- a CDS encoding HNH endonuclease signature motif containing protein — MSQRRPRFKERLTYEATPEETRVLGNVVESLLHYRRVMASIAGAEAQALAIAAGIARDQMGRSGSSSEYAFPYRAIAAEIGAALHEPSAAIERRMADAEVLIKRLPAVREALTEGRITRKHAEIIQEYAGFVDEQALPEYTTLTIAFAEDATQHQLRIFAKQLAERLGVLTREARQHVARRQHGVWARDLPDGNGELVIRHSAEVIRAIKDRADAQAKAFEKKIRRQNHAERVRAEADGVPPQLDERTRDQIRADILADELLTAAPTVHVVEREGTPNLLAEIRGMIAITIPVTTLAGLDDEPAFLHGYGPLDPGIARRFAKQAPGWERVFQNPDTAALLTVDHYEPTAAIRRMIDVRDEVCRFPSCDQPAQHCEKDHTIEYARGGPTRASNLAALCRPHHMLRHQTAWHPRQVSPGVIEWTSPAGRRYREVPLPQRRKRIVDQKPPF; from the coding sequence ATGAGCCAACGAAGGCCACGATTCAAAGAACGCCTCACGTACGAGGCCACTCCGGAGGAGACGCGCGTGCTCGGCAACGTCGTCGAGTCGCTCCTCCACTACCGGCGCGTGATGGCCTCCATCGCGGGCGCGGAAGCTCAGGCGCTCGCCATCGCCGCGGGGATCGCGCGAGATCAGATGGGGCGCTCGGGGTCGAGCTCGGAGTACGCCTTCCCCTATCGCGCGATCGCCGCCGAGATCGGCGCGGCGCTGCACGAGCCCTCGGCGGCGATCGAGCGGCGGATGGCCGATGCCGAGGTGCTCATAAAACGGCTGCCTGCGGTGCGAGAGGCGCTCACCGAGGGGCGGATCACGCGCAAGCACGCCGAGATCATCCAGGAGTACGCCGGGTTCGTCGACGAGCAGGCGCTGCCGGAGTACACGACCCTGACCATCGCGTTCGCCGAGGATGCCACGCAGCATCAGCTGCGGATCTTCGCGAAGCAGCTGGCGGAGCGACTGGGTGTCCTGACGCGCGAGGCCCGGCAGCACGTCGCGCGGCGACAGCACGGCGTGTGGGCGCGCGATCTGCCCGACGGCAACGGCGAGCTCGTCATCCGGCACAGTGCCGAGGTCATCCGCGCGATCAAGGACCGGGCCGATGCGCAGGCGAAGGCGTTCGAGAAGAAGATCCGCCGGCAGAACCACGCCGAGCGCGTGCGAGCCGAGGCGGATGGCGTGCCTCCGCAGCTGGATGAGCGGACCCGGGACCAGATCCGAGCGGACATCCTCGCCGACGAGCTGCTCACGGCCGCTCCCACCGTCCACGTCGTGGAGCGGGAGGGGACGCCGAACCTCCTCGCCGAGATCCGGGGCATGATCGCCATCACGATCCCGGTCACCACGCTCGCCGGACTCGACGACGAGCCGGCCTTCCTGCACGGCTACGGTCCACTCGACCCCGGCATCGCCCGGCGCTTCGCGAAGCAGGCGCCGGGATGGGAGCGGGTGTTCCAGAACCCCGACACCGCGGCGCTCCTGACCGTCGATCACTACGAGCCGACCGCGGCCATCCGTCGCATGATCGACGTGCGCGACGAGGTGTGCCGCTTCCCGTCGTGCGATCAGCCCGCGCAGCACTGCGAGAAGGACCACACGATCGAGTACGCCCGGGGCGGCCCGACGAGAGCCTCGAATCTGGCGGCCCTCTGTCGACCGCACCACATGCTGCGGCACCAGACCGCCTGGCATCCGAGACAGGTGTCGCCCGGAGTGATCGAGTGGACCAGCCCGGCCGGCCGGAGGTATCGAGAGGTTCCGCTGCCGCAGCGTCGCAAGCGCATCGTCGATCAGAAGCCGCCGTTCTGA
- a CDS encoding DUF2975 domain-containing protein, with the protein MAPSPGHPVSRGDAVALGVIATGAVSVAVGAVVAIVGGALSVFADEPQVRLPLQRADIPQLDGVAGIVDARGAAADVVLAAPPAGARWLLLLEGALPALATIGVCVVAYVLALALMRGRPFRRMISTALGAIAGLVLVGGIASQACGAFGRALVVEDLAARTPELMDILWPFLLDLDLAPIGWGFILALVAAAFAIGSRIQRDTEGLV; encoded by the coding sequence ATGGCACCCTCTCCCGGCCATCCAGTCTCTCGCGGCGATGCGGTCGCTCTCGGCGTCATCGCCACGGGGGCGGTCTCCGTCGCTGTCGGCGCGGTCGTCGCCATCGTCGGCGGCGCGCTCTCCGTCTTCGCCGACGAACCGCAGGTGCGCCTGCCGCTGCAGCGGGCCGACATCCCGCAGCTCGACGGCGTCGCCGGCATCGTCGACGCCCGCGGTGCGGCAGCGGATGTCGTGCTCGCCGCTCCGCCCGCCGGCGCCCGCTGGCTGCTGCTCCTCGAGGGCGCCCTGCCCGCGCTCGCGACGATCGGAGTCTGCGTCGTCGCCTACGTGCTCGCGCTGGCGCTCATGCGCGGGCGTCCCTTCCGCCGTATGATCTCGACCGCTCTCGGCGCCATCGCGGGCCTCGTCCTCGTCGGCGGGATCGCGTCCCAAGCGTGCGGCGCGTTCGGTCGAGCCCTCGTCGTCGAGGATCTCGCCGCGCGCACTCCCGAGCTCATGGACATCCTCTGGCCCTTCCTGCTGGATCTGGATCTCGCGCCGATCGGATGGGGCTTCATCCTCGCGCTGGTCGCCGCCGCTTTCGCGATCGGCTCCCGCATCCAGCGCGACACGGAAGGGCTGGTGTGA
- a CDS encoding helix-turn-helix domain-containing protein — MTPATEDEWTGVHCRLDELLAERGMTLTRLSEIVGVSIVNLSVLKNDRARAIRFSTLIAVCQALDCEIGDLLVRADR, encoded by the coding sequence GTGACGCCGGCGACCGAAGACGAGTGGACCGGTGTCCACTGCCGTCTCGACGAGCTGCTCGCCGAGCGCGGCATGACCCTCACCCGGCTCAGCGAGATCGTCGGCGTGAGCATCGTCAATCTGTCGGTGCTCAAGAACGATCGAGCCCGGGCCATCCGCTTCTCGACCCTGATCGCCGTATGCCAGGCGCTCGACTGCGAGATCGGCGATCTGCTGGTGCGCGCGGACCGGTGA
- a CDS encoding ATP-dependent helicase → MSTMTFTPSQQAAIDDVESTLQLIACAGSGKTQVLAQRIAKILAQPGVRPANVIAFTFTEKAAAELKERVHSVVHEEIGEVVGLAEMYIGTMHGFCLDLLQTYVPDTFKYGVLTDVTQQLLIDRESKNSGLTTCTKLVQGVETPLKRFLDTRTYKTALAILQEDEVDHELVRESVASSLASYRSLLKQRRYFDYTSMMVEAVEFLTKVETSDDLGTSERALRDHVRDEVRYVIVDEYQDVNPIQERLVAALVHFGANLCVVGDDDQTIYQWRGSEVNNIISFADRHFDVRRIELGENFRSTKGVVELGRTVAERLDSSERLQKRMVQASHQEWERGDMLALQFADAGEEAEWIAQRIEDLQGVPFTDKPGAAPRGLSWSDCAVLYRSVKDADPLVAELKRRNIPFIIKGLARLFDAAEIQACAALFRSMMGETSKAELRALWEGADLVSDPARWDDLLRVLDEGADFEKSDRWGTYNIQRLYLKALEALDLHEETIPGDVRRRELVMYLLGKFSQVISDFETIHFSSEPKRKYESFVGFLTYQAPMVYEESDEDAGYVRPDAVVISTVHRAKGLQWPAVFLPFLRQGRFPMRGVGGTQAIPHLIAPEAVKNGARYKGGLSDETRLFYVAVTRAQKFLYASYAPGEKKGQGKASQFYLHCTSSAWVSTTDEGLTDAARLTPTPKLETPNIAISFSELKYLFDCPYQFKLRFMYGFNPPIDEALGYGKGLHDVLAEMHKRALAGDVPSRAEAEELVERHLHTPYAYPALRQQLRGAAVDAIHRYFDRHGDDLTRTIHSEKQIEVAIAPGVSVIGRIDLIKSLETDETAIVDFKSTARSQEEDVTRDQLSIYALGYEELTGASADRIQILNLDEQGKSTNDPVNSSLMSEIRSKVAAVADDIRANRFACTHDHAAEASFDDLAWLTRGGRE, encoded by the coding sequence ATGAGCACGATGACGTTCACTCCATCACAGCAGGCAGCGATCGATGACGTCGAAAGCACGCTGCAGCTGATCGCCTGTGCCGGATCGGGCAAGACGCAGGTGCTCGCGCAGCGCATCGCGAAGATCCTTGCGCAACCAGGCGTTCGACCGGCCAACGTCATCGCGTTCACATTCACCGAGAAGGCCGCAGCTGAACTCAAAGAGCGCGTGCATTCTGTCGTGCACGAGGAGATCGGCGAAGTCGTCGGGTTGGCCGAGATGTATATCGGCACTATGCACGGGTTCTGCCTCGATCTGCTTCAGACCTACGTGCCGGACACCTTCAAGTACGGCGTCCTCACTGACGTGACTCAACAGCTGCTTATCGATCGAGAGAGCAAGAATTCGGGACTGACGACCTGCACCAAGCTCGTGCAGGGCGTGGAAACGCCGCTTAAGCGCTTCCTGGACACACGCACGTACAAGACCGCGCTGGCCATCCTGCAGGAGGACGAGGTCGACCACGAGCTCGTTCGGGAGTCGGTCGCGTCGAGCCTTGCTTCCTACCGGTCGCTTCTGAAGCAGCGACGGTACTTCGACTACACGTCGATGATGGTGGAGGCCGTCGAGTTCTTGACGAAGGTCGAGACAAGCGACGATCTCGGCACTTCGGAGCGTGCACTCCGCGATCACGTGCGCGACGAAGTCCGATACGTGATCGTGGACGAGTACCAGGACGTGAATCCGATTCAGGAGCGCCTGGTCGCCGCCCTCGTGCACTTCGGAGCGAACCTCTGCGTGGTCGGCGACGACGACCAGACGATCTATCAGTGGCGCGGGTCGGAAGTGAACAACATCATCTCGTTCGCGGACCGCCACTTCGACGTTCGCCGTATCGAGCTGGGTGAGAACTTCCGGTCTACGAAGGGCGTCGTCGAGCTCGGTCGCACGGTGGCTGAGCGGCTGGACTCCAGCGAGCGACTCCAGAAGAGGATGGTGCAGGCGTCGCATCAGGAGTGGGAACGCGGCGACATGCTCGCGCTCCAGTTCGCGGATGCGGGCGAGGAAGCCGAGTGGATTGCCCAGCGGATCGAGGACCTCCAGGGCGTGCCCTTCACGGACAAGCCGGGGGCAGCGCCCCGTGGCCTTTCCTGGTCGGACTGCGCCGTGCTCTATCGCTCAGTCAAGGACGCGGACCCGCTCGTGGCTGAGCTGAAGCGCCGGAACATCCCGTTCATCATCAAGGGCCTCGCGCGCCTCTTCGACGCTGCGGAGATCCAGGCATGCGCGGCGCTCTTCCGCTCCATGATGGGCGAGACCTCCAAGGCCGAATTGCGCGCCCTGTGGGAAGGGGCAGATCTCGTCTCCGACCCTGCCCGCTGGGACGACTTGCTGCGCGTGCTCGATGAGGGAGCGGACTTCGAGAAGAGCGACAGGTGGGGTACGTACAACATTCAGCGCCTCTACCTGAAGGCGCTCGAAGCACTCGACCTGCATGAAGAGACGATTCCTGGCGACGTCCGTCGCAGGGAGCTCGTCATGTACCTGCTCGGCAAGTTCTCGCAGGTCATCTCAGACTTCGAGACGATTCACTTCTCTTCCGAGCCGAAGCGCAAGTACGAGTCCTTCGTGGGGTTCCTCACGTATCAGGCGCCGATGGTTTATGAGGAATCCGACGAGGATGCCGGCTACGTGCGCCCGGACGCCGTCGTCATCTCGACGGTTCACCGGGCGAAGGGGCTCCAGTGGCCCGCGGTATTCCTTCCGTTCCTGCGGCAGGGACGCTTCCCGATGCGGGGCGTGGGTGGAACGCAAGCCATACCGCATCTCATCGCGCCGGAGGCTGTCAAGAACGGAGCGAGGTACAAGGGCGGCTTGTCTGATGAAACCCGGCTCTTCTATGTCGCCGTCACCCGCGCGCAGAAGTTCCTCTATGCGAGCTACGCACCCGGGGAGAAGAAAGGGCAGGGGAAGGCATCCCAGTTCTATCTCCACTGCACGTCGTCAGCCTGGGTGTCGACCACCGACGAAGGACTCACCGACGCCGCGCGCCTGACGCCGACGCCGAAGCTCGAGACGCCCAACATCGCCATCTCGTTCTCTGAGCTCAAGTACCTCTTCGACTGCCCGTACCAGTTCAAGCTCCGTTTCATGTACGGATTCAATCCGCCCATCGATGAGGCCCTCGGCTACGGGAAGGGGCTGCACGACGTGCTCGCCGAGATGCACAAGCGAGCCCTGGCTGGCGATGTGCCGTCCCGCGCGGAGGCCGAAGAGCTGGTCGAGCGGCACCTTCATACGCCGTACGCCTACCCGGCCCTGCGGCAACAGCTGCGCGGTGCGGCTGTCGACGCGATTCACCGCTACTTCGACCGTCATGGCGACGACTTGACCCGCACCATCCACTCGGAGAAGCAGATCGAGGTGGCGATCGCTCCAGGTGTATCCGTGATTGGCCGGATCGATCTCATCAAGTCGCTGGAAACGGACGAGACGGCCATCGTCGACTTCAAGTCGACCGCACGGTCGCAGGAGGAAGACGTGACACGCGATCAGCTCTCCATCTATGCGCTCGGATATGAGGAGCTCACCGGAGCATCAGCGGACCGAATCCAGATTCTGAACCTGGACGAGCAGGGCAAGAGCACCAATGACCCCGTCAACTCCTCGTTGATGTCCGAGATCAGGAGCAAGGTGGCGGCTGTCGCCGATGACATCCGTGCGAATCGGTTCGCCTGCACTCATGACCACGCGGCCGAGGCGTCGTTCGACGACCTCGCTTGGTTGACCAGAGGCGGACGAGAATGA